A window from Lactiplantibacillus pentosus encodes these proteins:
- the mscL gene encoding large-conductance mechanosensitive channel protein MscL, protein MIKEFKEFIARGNVIDLAVGVIIGSAFTAIVKSLTDNLINPLIGIFLGRVDLSNLKVSIGDATFKYGSFLNAIINFFIVAIVVFILVKIINKVVKNEPEETEDEEEVDLSAQYLEEIRDLLKEQAKK, encoded by the coding sequence ATGATTAAAGAATTTAAGGAATTTATTGCTCGTGGGAACGTGATTGACTTGGCCGTTGGGGTCATTATCGGGTCTGCATTTACCGCCATCGTCAAATCGTTAACCGATAACTTGATCAATCCGTTGATTGGGATTTTCCTAGGTCGTGTCGATTTATCCAACTTAAAAGTCAGTATCGGTGATGCCACCTTCAAGTATGGGTCATTTTTGAATGCCATCATTAATTTCTTCATCGTCGCCATCGTTGTGTTCATTCTGGTGAAAATTATTAATAAAGTCGTTAAAAATGAACCGGAAGAAACTGAGGATGAAGAAGAAGTCGATCTTTCCGCGCAATACTTGGAAGAAATTCGTGATTTATTGAAGGAACAAGCCAAAAAATAG
- a CDS encoding YhgE/Pip domain-containing protein — translation MIKAEWAYMQRHKFMMIVMAIIMLIPSIYAVTFLRSMWDPYGRLNHLPVAVVNQDQSVTYQGHRLSIGHDLTHTLKQSDALEFHAMTADQAQAGLKNGRYYMVLTIPTNFSQHATTLLNRHPQAMVLHYDTSAGHNFVASKMATSAVGAIRTSVAQTITTSYAKTMFAAIKQLDGGLKTAATTNQKLATGGTQLASANRQLATHLDTLATSSLKLAQGSQTMRIGLNRYINGVDQLQAGNQQVVAGLTQLLVKSNQLVTGFDQLNTGAQVLNQGVNRYVTGVQQVNVGTTTVNNGAGQVATGAQQFSHGTAQLATGTQQFGTGLNRYVDGVSQVNTGAAILSRGTSQLQAQTTRLTGATTALTDGASQLNTGLQALDSHSQTLTAGLQQLQNQLQHRTSDQAALNTAVTALQKQATGSDLTTVNSALNALSAAIKASSTVRTNVAATADHQNLTAAQKSAILATVDQSTNQDAINAVLASLTTALAQVKQPTVDATALTNALSVINQQQTVLAGSVAQLATGAQGLTNGIQTAGTAASQLNTGLTQFKTDLPQLTTGITTLANGATQLASGTAGLTTTSTQLTQGFQALSTGTDQLNQRSQQLAAGAGQVAAGTQQLATGTAQLSSQGNQLTRGSNQIATGLGTIQTKLPGLTTGVTQLTNGAQRVGNGLNQLAANGNSLTTGNTQLTNGNQQLASGAQQLANGANQVTAADQTIQSGNQTLATKLGSAAEQGQVNPSSLTYQQIAKPVTTTHSDPDQAANNGTGMAPYMLSVSLFVGALAFNMMFDLYTPRKHPKSAFEWWCSKAILVLVFSLMESTIMLGLMMHIDALTPIHPFATWLVLILTALMFMTIVAWLNLVFGKAGAFFSMVLLVLQLGGSAGTYPIQLSGRFFQMIHPWLPMSYSVNGLRQTLMTGNSALGELAILTLFLTLFVAFTGLFFLRRYPRLAQIDFDDPAALKATQSKLATHIQRRLRAKASDESDVH, via the coding sequence ATGATTAAAGCAGAATGGGCCTATATGCAGCGCCACAAATTTATGATGATCGTCATGGCAATTATTATGTTGATTCCATCGATATACGCCGTCACATTTCTTCGGTCAATGTGGGATCCGTACGGGCGGCTCAATCACTTACCAGTCGCCGTTGTCAACCAGGACCAGTCTGTCACATACCAGGGTCACCGACTCAGTATCGGCCACGACCTGACGCACACACTCAAACAATCCGATGCGCTGGAATTTCATGCGATGACGGCAGACCAAGCCCAAGCCGGATTAAAAAATGGCCGCTACTACATGGTTCTCACGATTCCTACAAACTTCTCGCAGCACGCCACGACCTTGCTCAATCGGCACCCACAAGCGATGGTGCTGCACTATGACACGAGCGCTGGCCATAACTTTGTCGCCAGCAAAATGGCAACTTCCGCGGTCGGCGCAATTCGGACATCCGTTGCGCAAACGATTACGACTAGCTATGCCAAGACGATGTTTGCAGCTATCAAGCAGCTAGATGGCGGTCTCAAAACCGCTGCGACGACTAATCAAAAACTCGCCACCGGTGGCACCCAACTGGCATCGGCCAATCGGCAGCTCGCCACACACCTTGATACGCTAGCTACCAGTTCACTGAAACTGGCACAAGGTAGTCAAACGATGCGTATCGGTTTAAATCGATATATTAACGGCGTCGACCAACTGCAAGCAGGTAATCAACAAGTCGTCGCTGGACTGACGCAACTACTCGTCAAAAGTAATCAGCTGGTGACTGGATTCGATCAACTTAATACCGGCGCTCAAGTGCTGAATCAGGGCGTCAATCGCTACGTCACCGGCGTTCAGCAAGTTAACGTCGGCACCACCACGGTTAATAACGGTGCCGGTCAAGTGGCGACTGGTGCTCAGCAATTCAGTCATGGCACGGCGCAATTAGCTACTGGGACGCAGCAATTTGGAACGGGACTGAATCGCTATGTGGACGGTGTGAGCCAGGTCAATACTGGTGCCGCGATTCTTAGCCGTGGCACCAGCCAGTTACAAGCTCAAACGACCCGTTTAACTGGCGCAACGACCGCACTTACGGATGGCGCTAGTCAGCTTAACACCGGCCTTCAAGCACTAGATTCACATAGTCAAACACTAACTGCCGGACTGCAACAGCTTCAAAATCAGCTGCAACACCGGACCAGCGACCAGGCAGCGCTCAACACAGCTGTGACCGCCTTGCAAAAGCAAGCGACGGGCAGTGACTTGACCACCGTTAACAGCGCACTCAACGCCCTGTCAGCGGCCATCAAGGCTAGTTCAACGGTCCGCACCAACGTTGCCGCGACAGCGGATCATCAAAACCTAACTGCTGCCCAAAAATCCGCCATTTTAGCGACGGTGGATCAGTCAACCAATCAGGACGCCATCAACGCTGTGCTTGCGAGTTTGACGACTGCACTCGCACAAGTTAAGCAGCCCACTGTTGACGCGACCGCCCTTACTAACGCCCTCAGCGTCATCAATCAGCAGCAGACGGTCCTCGCCGGCTCAGTCGCTCAGCTTGCTACCGGCGCACAAGGGTTGACTAACGGCATTCAAACTGCCGGAACAGCGGCCAGCCAACTGAACACTGGTTTGACCCAATTTAAGACCGACCTGCCACAGCTCACTACCGGCATCACGACGCTGGCCAATGGCGCAACGCAACTAGCTAGCGGAACGGCCGGACTCACGACCACTAGCACACAGCTGACCCAGGGCTTCCAGGCGTTAAGCACAGGCACCGACCAACTTAACCAACGCAGTCAGCAGCTCGCCGCTGGTGCTGGTCAAGTCGCAGCGGGAACCCAACAATTAGCGACGGGAACGGCCCAACTCAGTAGCCAAGGCAACCAGCTCACCCGCGGCAGCAATCAAATCGCGACTGGGCTTGGCACAATTCAGACTAAATTGCCTGGCCTCACGACTGGTGTTACCCAACTTACAAACGGGGCGCAACGTGTCGGCAATGGTCTCAACCAACTCGCCGCTAACGGCAACTCTTTAACGACTGGCAACACCCAGCTCACCAATGGTAATCAACAGTTAGCAAGTGGCGCGCAACAACTTGCCAACGGTGCGAACCAGGTCACGGCCGCTGACCAGACCATTCAAAGCGGCAATCAAACTTTGGCGACTAAATTAGGGTCGGCCGCCGAGCAAGGCCAGGTCAATCCGTCCAGCTTGACGTATCAGCAAATCGCCAAACCAGTGACGACGACGCATTCAGATCCAGATCAGGCTGCCAACAACGGAACTGGCATGGCACCCTACATGTTAAGTGTGTCGCTGTTTGTCGGCGCGCTTGCCTTTAACATGATGTTTGATTTATATACGCCACGCAAGCATCCAAAATCCGCCTTCGAATGGTGGTGCAGTAAGGCAATCCTAGTGCTGGTCTTTTCACTAATGGAAAGCACCATTATGCTCGGGTTAATGATGCACATCGATGCGCTCACACCGATTCATCCGTTCGCTACCTGGTTAGTGCTGATTTTGACGGCACTAATGTTCATGACGATCGTTGCCTGGCTGAACCTCGTCTTCGGCAAGGCCGGTGCCTTCTTCAGCATGGTCTTGCTGGTCCTGCAGCTCGGCGGTTCAGCCGGCACTTACCCGATTCAACTATCCGGCCGCTTTTTCCAGATGATTCACCCGTGGTTACCGATGAGCTACAGCGTTAACGGATTACGACAAACCTTAATGACTGGCAATTCCGCACTTGGTGAGCTGGCCATCCTGACACTGTTTCTCACGCTATTCGTTGCTTTTACTGGGCTGTTCTTCCTGCGTCGTTACCCACGGCTCGCACAAATTGATTTCGACGACCCGGCTGCCCTCAAAGCGACGCAGAGTAAACTAGCCACGCACATTCAGCGTCGGTTGCGAGCTAAAGCAAGCGATGAATCCGACGTACACTAA
- a CDS encoding sigma factor-like helix-turn-helix DNA-binding protein: protein MKNPIMCCALATLGVSQGKIDKLDPTTCHFYDLINEQHVALLWEQLVGRKSAQAVSQIEAAQVNWRQNHPDLADSLYFLAIVGASDKLIRSLQRNGVRTVSQLDDMIRQQMKMPIDWRKNPTENAALVQAYFDWKVTNQSELQRELETKPEVDLSVRLAQAANQQRTAARLQKWFGVEKIPKTLMAFLTLDFKKKDLLVSRLSGKTLQEIGDEHGLTRERVRQIIAKMVQQLPLFDDVEKYHKLVLTYDIQLDQFLNYTQGTEEIYTYLTLKYKRPKTLASLDQYLLALNKVAPDALGVRLNQHGKFINHANQVVPFSAANVIDEILFNNRRVFDNDEMVVQMKSFFEAHGQMQATAISARAVLAQIERQAHIIQRTNGYFRYYELELHDILDYLDELNALFDVADGIYGIDYFFDHNQSLMAELGLQESSELANLLKGLGYERFERLNTIVRQSQVYIGAIKNDTQCKEQFYLGVFSQFDGQSLADTVDYLEANFALQRPTMWSYLGTTYKPYIHRNMINMNVKLPSDVDFYRKMKVVLNEPIYPYDQAAAIIKLVDPSIQVSPLLMDRLGYIERSALLMQKSYASLNDAIRALWLADDEISVEKVQAYPNNWFRFKAYNLELQHDLVAIDSTRYLTAKGLGRIGVTKPDIDRFLQEIMSFIEDDVFFTWKSLLDSGFESDFMAKSQLSDFAYERLIFTIPSIRTIKTRGSVYVNQSHPTPKCPPLNDFFAQELGGQSRDIDDFLRELNLKFGLDVTRTRALEKLAKGQLAYSTETNHIYPDKLSMYEDTYQELGIDV, encoded by the coding sequence ATGAAAAATCCAATCATGTGTTGTGCCTTAGCCACTTTAGGGGTAAGTCAGGGGAAAATTGATAAGTTAGATCCCACCACTTGTCACTTTTATGACTTAATCAATGAACAGCACGTTGCATTATTGTGGGAACAATTAGTGGGTCGTAAAAGTGCCCAAGCGGTGAGTCAAATCGAAGCTGCTCAAGTGAACTGGCGGCAAAATCATCCTGATCTGGCTGATTCGCTGTACTTTCTAGCAATCGTGGGCGCAAGTGATAAGTTAATCCGAAGCTTGCAACGAAATGGGGTCAGAACGGTCTCACAACTAGATGATATGATTAGGCAACAAATGAAGATGCCAATCGATTGGCGGAAAAATCCAACGGAAAATGCTGCACTCGTACAAGCCTATTTTGATTGGAAAGTCACCAATCAATCGGAATTACAGCGGGAGCTTGAAACCAAGCCAGAGGTTGATTTGAGTGTGCGATTAGCGCAAGCTGCAAATCAGCAGCGAACCGCAGCAAGGCTTCAAAAGTGGTTTGGCGTTGAGAAAATTCCGAAGACGTTAATGGCATTTTTAACGTTAGACTTTAAGAAGAAAGACCTCCTAGTGAGTCGTTTGTCAGGGAAGACGTTACAAGAAATTGGTGATGAACATGGGCTGACGCGTGAGCGTGTTCGTCAGATCATTGCCAAAATGGTTCAGCAGCTTCCATTATTTGACGATGTTGAAAAATATCACAAATTAGTATTGACTTATGATATCCAACTCGATCAATTTTTAAACTATACTCAAGGGACTGAGGAAATATATACTTATTTGACTCTAAAGTATAAACGTCCTAAAACGCTGGCGTCATTGGACCAATACTTACTCGCACTGAATAAAGTGGCACCGGATGCTTTAGGGGTCCGATTGAATCAGCACGGAAAATTCATTAATCACGCGAATCAAGTGGTTCCTTTTTCGGCCGCCAATGTGATTGATGAAATTCTGTTTAACAATCGACGGGTCTTTGATAATGATGAAATGGTCGTTCAAATGAAAAGCTTTTTTGAAGCTCATGGTCAAATGCAGGCGACCGCCATCTCAGCTCGTGCGGTACTGGCTCAGATCGAACGACAAGCACATATTATTCAACGAACGAATGGCTACTTTCGGTACTATGAGTTGGAGTTGCACGATATACTGGACTATCTGGACGAGTTGAATGCACTATTTGATGTTGCAGATGGCATTTATGGGATTGATTACTTTTTTGACCACAATCAGTCGCTGATGGCCGAACTAGGGCTGCAAGAAAGTTCTGAGTTAGCTAATTTGTTAAAAGGCTTGGGCTATGAGCGGTTTGAGCGCTTAAATACAATTGTTCGTCAGTCGCAGGTTTACATTGGGGCAATCAAGAATGATACCCAGTGCAAGGAGCAATTTTATCTTGGTGTTTTTTCACAGTTTGACGGGCAATCATTGGCAGATACCGTTGACTACCTTGAAGCTAATTTTGCGCTTCAGCGTCCAACGATGTGGTCATACTTGGGAACAACTTATAAGCCATACATTCATCGCAATATGATCAATATGAATGTTAAGTTGCCCAGTGATGTAGATTTTTATCGTAAAATGAAAGTTGTTCTCAATGAACCAATATATCCTTATGACCAGGCTGCAGCGATTATTAAGCTAGTTGATCCGTCGATACAAGTGTCACCATTACTGATGGATCGACTCGGTTACATCGAGCGAAGTGCCCTGTTAATGCAAAAATCTTATGCTTCTTTGAATGATGCAATTAGAGCACTGTGGTTGGCGGATGACGAAATTTCAGTTGAGAAGGTTCAAGCTTATCCGAACAACTGGTTTAGATTCAAGGCGTATAATTTGGAATTGCAACATGACCTGGTTGCGATAGATTCGACCCGTTACTTGACGGCGAAGGGATTGGGTCGCATTGGCGTGACCAAACCGGATATTGATCGGTTTCTGCAAGAAATCATGTCATTTATTGAGGATGACGTCTTTTTCACTTGGAAATCGTTGCTTGATTCAGGCTTTGAAAGTGATTTTATGGCTAAATCTCAACTGAGCGACTTTGCGTATGAACGGTTGATTTTCACCATTCCGTCCATTAGAACCATCAAGACGCGAGGTTCAGTCTATGTTAATCAGAGTCATCCGACACCAAAATGTCCGCCATTAAATGATTTTTTTGCACAAGAACTGGGTGGGCAGTCACGTGATATCGACGATTTTTTACGTGAGCTGAATCTTAAATTCGGCCTGGATGTGACTAGAACAAGAGCACTTGAGAAGTTGGCTAAGGGCCAATTAGCGTATTCAACAGAGACTAATCATATCTATCCAGATAAATTGAGTATGTATGAAGATACTTACCAAGAATTAGGAATCGATGTTTAA
- the msrA gene encoding peptide-methionine (S)-S-oxide reductase MsrA, with protein MKTNNAALMRDLYNLILNPATRDWERHLLVQAKDNPQQLSPTGQLKQLEADLRPLATRDNLTPDVMDFYLAMTGNGSVVPKSSYADVPQADTPHEERAVFAGGCFWCMVEPFDQRPGIIAVTSGYTGGSWEQPTYEQVSGQYTGHVEAVEIRYDTRKTSYQELVELYWQLIDPTDQFGQINDRGNQYRPVIFYANPSQMEIATASKQAVIDSKRYKQPIVVAIEPLNHFWPAENYHQDFYRKQPQRYRRMKKAHDHYLKWLAFKNKL; from the coding sequence ATGAAAACAAATAATGCCGCGTTAATGCGCGACCTATACAACCTAATCTTAAATCCCGCGACCCGCGACTGGGAGCGGCATTTACTAGTTCAAGCCAAGGATAATCCGCAACAATTGTCTCCAACTGGTCAGTTGAAGCAACTAGAAGCCGATTTACGGCCACTCGCAACTCGCGATAATCTCACGCCGGACGTGATGGATTTCTACTTGGCAATGACTGGTAACGGGTCCGTGGTACCCAAATCAAGTTATGCCGACGTCCCACAAGCCGATACACCTCATGAAGAACGCGCCGTGTTTGCCGGCGGCTGTTTTTGGTGCATGGTCGAGCCCTTCGATCAACGTCCCGGAATTATTGCCGTCACTTCTGGCTACACGGGTGGTTCGTGGGAACAGCCCACCTATGAGCAAGTTAGCGGTCAGTACACCGGCCACGTTGAAGCGGTCGAAATCAGGTATGATACCCGTAAAACGTCTTATCAGGAACTTGTCGAACTTTACTGGCAACTGATTGACCCGACCGACCAGTTTGGACAGATCAACGACCGCGGTAACCAGTATCGCCCCGTTATTTTCTACGCCAATCCAAGCCAAATGGAAATTGCCACGGCGTCTAAACAAGCCGTCATTGATTCAAAGCGCTACAAACAACCGATCGTCGTGGCAATTGAACCACTAAATCATTTCTGGCCGGCTGAAAATTACCATCAGGATTTCTACCGCAAGCAACCGCAACGTTATCGACGAATGAAAAAGGCGCATGACCATTATTTGAAGTGGCTGGCGTTTAAAAACAAGTTGTGA
- a CDS encoding Cof-type HAD-IIB family hydrolase — protein sequence MYKMIVCDLDETLMNDDGTLSAKNTAAIKAAAEKGVFFVPNSGRSYTSFQNDLETMGLRNQPHQYSISYNGGLILENAGNKPLAVNAMPYELAKGVFEAGVADERAATHVYMQDKLYIYNPVASDSAYLENRGVTFEVMDEPDFSRFKDMNIMKIIMALPTMADRKAMRAAAEQRVDASKLAVTYSSDRYVEFNPAGVNKGSATLQLGKLLGITADEIIAAGDNGNDLPMLNAVGLPVSVANGIDTVKSAAKYVTAADNNHDALAEVINKFVL from the coding sequence ATGTATAAAATGATTGTTTGTGATTTAGACGAAACATTGATGAATGATGACGGGACGCTGTCAGCTAAGAATACAGCGGCCATCAAAGCGGCGGCTGAAAAGGGCGTGTTCTTCGTGCCAAATTCAGGGCGGAGCTATACTTCCTTTCAAAACGACTTGGAAACGATGGGGCTTCGCAATCAACCGCACCAATATTCGATTTCATATAATGGTGGCTTGATTTTGGAAAATGCTGGTAACAAACCGCTGGCCGTTAACGCCATGCCTTACGAACTTGCCAAGGGCGTCTTTGAAGCTGGGGTGGCCGATGAACGTGCAGCGACCCATGTATATATGCAAGATAAACTGTACATTTATAATCCGGTTGCTAGTGATTCCGCCTATCTTGAGAACCGTGGGGTGACGTTTGAAGTCATGGACGAACCTGATTTTTCACGTTTCAAGGATATGAACATCATGAAGATTATCATGGCCTTACCAACGATGGCTGATCGTAAAGCGATGCGGGCTGCGGCTGAACAACGGGTTGACGCCAGCAAGTTAGCAGTCACTTATTCATCGGACCGGTACGTGGAATTCAATCCCGCCGGCGTGAATAAGGGGAGTGCGACCCTACAATTAGGCAAATTACTCGGTATCACCGCGGATGAAATTATTGCAGCCGGTGATAACGGAAATGATCTGCCAATGTTGAACGCCGTGGGGCTGCCAGTCAGTGTTGCGAACGGGATTGATACCGTCAAATCAGCGGCTAAGTATGTGACGGCAGCGGATAATAATCATGATGCGTTAGCTGAAGTAATTAATAAATTTGTATTATAA
- a CDS encoding sensor histidine kinase, whose translation MGRGEVIVYVYWYIAAFDHWYSVMLVFLLQILINRELRQKRVYASIAVMSVLLTAIYMLYDDYSDIITFMVNMGLLAFVRRKKYFIVTSLTATLAYILFSFFGNYATESILHLLNLGLNDWSGWLFELIGETIVTACMLAVVVSFKILQKRYPRQFSDEVTLNVIVSALVVVAVAFFTITTAADNYNIGSGFLGILMLILVAILMINAGTFIYLFYSYTMRLQSNRQALERKQYDIYVKNLESSYQNLRKFRHDYQNILLSLGEYIHTADDPELQTYFDRVVTKSQQSLSRDFGHFDNLEQIKDKALKAIVQSKFSAARQAGIQVRLEANDPVAALAIDPVTLARVSGILLDNAIEAVKGQSGGQITVAVVKYPKMVELIFANSLAAPIERLDQLMVAGHTSKGAGHGQGLATVRELLDPLANVTYEVSSRHRFEFIISIESE comes from the coding sequence GTGGGGAGGGGAGAAGTTATCGTTTACGTTTATTGGTATATCGCGGCGTTTGACCATTGGTACTCGGTCATGCTGGTATTTTTACTACAAATACTGATCAATCGCGAGTTACGCCAGAAAAGGGTGTATGCCAGTATCGCGGTGATGTCCGTGCTCCTAACCGCGATTTATATGCTATACGACGACTATTCAGATATTATCACCTTTATGGTCAATATGGGACTGCTGGCGTTTGTGCGTCGTAAAAAGTACTTCATTGTCACCAGTCTGACGGCGACGTTAGCTTACATTCTATTTAGTTTCTTTGGCAATTACGCCACTGAGTCGATTCTGCACCTGCTCAATCTCGGATTGAATGATTGGAGCGGCTGGTTATTTGAATTGATTGGTGAGACGATCGTAACTGCCTGCATGCTGGCGGTAGTGGTCAGTTTTAAAATTTTACAAAAACGTTACCCACGGCAATTTAGTGATGAAGTGACCTTGAACGTGATCGTCAGTGCTTTGGTCGTCGTGGCAGTGGCCTTTTTCACCATTACGACTGCTGCCGATAATTACAATATTGGCTCCGGCTTTTTAGGCATCTTGATGTTGATACTAGTGGCAATCTTGATGATCAATGCCGGCACGTTTATTTACTTGTTTTATAGCTATACGATGCGCCTTCAGAGCAATCGGCAGGCCCTCGAGCGCAAGCAGTATGATATTTATGTTAAAAATCTTGAAAGTAGCTACCAGAATTTACGTAAGTTCCGCCACGACTACCAGAATATTCTGTTGTCGTTGGGCGAATACATCCATACGGCGGATGACCCTGAATTGCAGACCTATTTTGATCGGGTCGTCACCAAGTCCCAGCAGAGTTTGAGCCGCGATTTTGGTCATTTTGATAATTTAGAGCAGATTAAGGACAAAGCCCTCAAAGCAATTGTCCAGAGTAAGTTTTCGGCCGCGCGCCAAGCGGGGATTCAAGTCCGGCTGGAAGCCAATGACCCCGTCGCTGCGTTGGCCATCGACCCGGTGACCTTAGCGCGGGTCAGTGGGATATTATTGGATAACGCCATTGAAGCGGTCAAAGGACAGAGTGGCGGCCAAATCACTGTGGCAGTGGTCAAGTATCCGAAGATGGTCGAATTGATATTTGCCAATTCACTGGCGGCGCCCATCGAACGATTGGACCAATTGATGGTGGCCGGTCATACATCCAAGGGCGCGGGTCACGGACAGGGATTAGCGACTGTCCGTGAGTTATTAGACCCATTGGCCAACGTGACCTATGAAGTCAGTTCGCGCCACCGATTCGAGTTTATTATTAGCATTGAAAGTGAGTGA